A genomic stretch from Bordetella sp. N includes:
- a CDS encoding enoyl-CoA hydratase/isomerase family protein codes for MSRFNDYQNAYPNARLTRSPEGVLEIALHTNGGKLVFNGHTHEQFVELFHDVGSDPDNRVVILTGTGDAFMDAISPDGFDFFTPRGYDKIFREGKKVLMNILDIEVPVIAALNGPVLLHSEYALLADIVLATPETVFQDKPHFDFGIVPGDGVNLLWPEVIGSVRGRYFILTRQVLDAQTAKEWGAVNEVVPADRLLARAHEIAKGLAQLPPLTGRYTRIALTQKLRRIIDEGAGYGLALEGISAAEVARSMQASA; via the coding sequence ATGTCCCGCTTCAATGATTACCAAAATGCCTACCCCAACGCTCGCCTGACCCGATCGCCTGAAGGCGTGCTCGAAATCGCCTTGCATACGAATGGGGGCAAGCTGGTTTTCAACGGCCACACGCACGAGCAGTTTGTCGAGCTGTTCCATGACGTCGGCAGCGATCCCGACAACCGCGTGGTGATTCTCACCGGCACGGGTGACGCCTTCATGGACGCGATCAGCCCCGACGGTTTCGATTTCTTCACGCCGCGCGGTTACGACAAGATCTTCCGGGAAGGAAAGAAGGTGCTGATGAATATTCTCGACATCGAGGTGCCGGTGATCGCGGCACTCAACGGTCCGGTGCTTCTTCATTCGGAATACGCGCTACTTGCCGACATCGTGCTGGCTACGCCGGAAACCGTGTTCCAGGACAAGCCGCATTTCGACTTTGGCATCGTGCCTGGTGATGGCGTCAATCTGCTTTGGCCGGAAGTCATCGGCAGCGTGCGTGGCCGTTATTTCATCCTCACCCGCCAGGTGCTGGATGCGCAGACCGCGAAGGAATGGGGTGCGGTCAACGAAGTCGTGCCGGCGGATCGCCTGTTGGCGCGTGCTCATGAAATCGCCAAGGGACTGGCGCAGCTGCCGCCGCTCACGGGTCGCTATACCCGTATCGCGCTGACGCAAAAGCTGCGCCGCATTATCGACGAAGGCGCGGGCTACGGGCTGGCGTTGGAAGGCATCAGCGCAGCTGAAGTGGCGCGTTCGATGCAAGCGTCTGCGTGA
- a CDS encoding alkyl sulfatase C-terminal domain-containing protein, protein MKTLLFAAGPYAHPAARPRLEREIPRRSRRDSTKCLMTSAVFGASSLLQTPAGGAHWPKRQSRQPGSFNDAVSKGDIKITGDQAKVSDLLASLDSFEFWFNIVTP, encoded by the coding sequence ATGAAGACGTTGTTGTTTGCCGCTGGCCCCTATGCGCATCCTGCTGCACGCCCACGCCTAGAACGAGAAATTCCGCGGCGCAGCAGACGCGATAGCACCAAATGCTTGATGACGTCAGCGGTATTTGGAGCAAGCTCGCTGCTCCAAACACCCGCTGGCGGGGCGCACTGGCCGAAGCGGCAGAGCCGGCAACCAGGCAGCTTCAACGACGCGGTTTCCAAAGGTGATATCAAGATCACGGGCGACCAGGCCAAAGTATCCGATCTGCTTGCGTCATTGGATAGCTTTGAATTCTGGTTCAACATCGTCACGCCGTAA
- a CDS encoding LysR family transcriptional regulator, which yields MDRLAAMVAFVRVVEAGSFSGAARVLEVGQPAVSKTVAQLEQRLNVKLLLRSTHGLTPTEAGLRFYERACVAIQEADEAELAARGAGTGLSGRLRISAAPTFARLHVIPHLPRFLEAHPGLEVDVVLDDRAIDLVAEGIDVSLRMGTLADSGAVARKLASSRRSVLATADYLARAGTPRVPGDLADHEAIVFSQLSNVWRFSRDGGETSVLLRGRARFSAAEGIRAAVLADMGLTLTSDWMFSPELADGRVRRLLDGWSLPDIDLWAVFPTGRLATAKARVFADFVQDVMQGTN from the coding sequence ATGGATCGTTTAGCGGCAATGGTTGCCTTCGTACGTGTGGTGGAAGCGGGCTCCTTCTCAGGAGCTGCGCGCGTGCTGGAAGTCGGGCAACCGGCGGTATCCAAGACCGTGGCCCAGCTGGAGCAGCGGCTGAATGTGAAGCTGCTGCTGCGTTCGACGCATGGGTTGACGCCCACCGAAGCAGGATTGCGCTTCTACGAACGCGCCTGTGTGGCCATTCAGGAGGCTGACGAAGCCGAGCTGGCCGCTCGGGGCGCTGGTACAGGACTGTCAGGACGCTTGCGCATCTCCGCCGCGCCGACATTCGCGCGGCTGCACGTCATCCCGCACTTGCCGCGGTTCCTTGAGGCGCATCCTGGCCTGGAGGTGGACGTAGTGCTGGATGACCGGGCCATCGACCTGGTCGCTGAAGGCATCGACGTTTCGTTGAGGATGGGAACGCTTGCGGATTCCGGTGCCGTGGCGCGCAAGCTGGCGTCGTCGCGGCGCTCCGTGCTGGCCACAGCTGATTATCTGGCGCGGGCCGGGACACCACGCGTGCCTGGCGATCTGGCGGATCATGAAGCGATCGTGTTCAGCCAGTTGAGCAATGTATGGCGCTTCAGCCGTGACGGCGGCGAAACGTCGGTGCTGCTGCGCGGCCGGGCGCGGTTCAGCGCCGCCGAAGGCATCCGCGCCGCGGTACTCGCGGACATGGGATTGACGCTGACATCGGACTGGATGTTCTCACCCGAACTGGCCGATGGCCGCGTGCGCCGCCTGCTGGATGGCTGGTCCCTGCCCGACATCGATCTGTGGGCGGTATTTCCGACCGGGCGTCTGGCGACAGCCAAGGCACGCGTGTTCGCGGACTTCGTGCAGGACGTCATGCAAGGGACGAACTGA
- a CDS encoding GFA family protein, with translation MLRGSCLCKGVAFEIVGSIQGLLYCHCGMCRKAHGSAFRARGSVKASEFRWKRGETLVRFYESSPGQHRGFCSVCGSNILTRFDADVGTYGLALGSLDDDPGLRPECHVYVGSKAPWHEIADTLPQHREGVGTAPLSEQA, from the coding sequence ATGCTGCGAGGAAGCTGCCTGTGCAAGGGTGTGGCGTTCGAGATCGTGGGTTCGATTCAGGGCCTGCTGTATTGCCACTGCGGCATGTGCCGCAAAGCCCATGGCAGCGCGTTCCGCGCGCGGGGCAGCGTCAAGGCATCCGAGTTCCGCTGGAAGCGGGGCGAAACGCTCGTCCGCTTCTATGAATCCTCGCCAGGTCAACACCGAGGCTTCTGCTCAGTATGCGGTTCCAACATACTGACCCGATTCGACGCGGATGTTGGGACATATGGCTTGGCCTTGGGCAGCCTGGATGACGACCCGGGCTTGCGGCCCGAATGCCACGTCTATGTCGGCTCCAAAGCCCCCTGGCATGAAATTGCCGACACGCTCCCGCAGCATAGGGAAGGCGTCGGAACCGCGCCGCTCAGCGAACAGGCTTGA
- a CDS encoding MFS transporter — MKSTAAPITSSRRAAFFFTLGIVLIAANLRAPITSLGPLLGDVQSELGLNDAIGGLLSALPLVVFGIVSLVAPALGRKLGADRGLAASLIAICIGTLIRSLPLPSALWVGTLILSAGIAVANVLLPGLVKYRYPNHAASLIGIYAAAMALFAGLGAGLAVPLAHASGSSWRISLGGWSIFSGLALLAWLPQIRAARHRIHSSATARPEAHRSPWKQVIGWQVSAFFAFQTVVFYSIVSWYATIVASRGVSAATAGVDLLLFQVIAIATNLAAAPIIKRTKDQRLIGAACGLLYLTGTFGMMVTAPFPLLWLMIAGLGAGLSLTTSLSFFALRSVTHEQAAELSGMAQFVGYGAGALGPVLFGVVHQVTSDWTYSLAILVAASVLVTVFAYQSGRSRTMI, encoded by the coding sequence ATGAAATCGACCGCTGCGCCGATCACGTCTTCGCGACGTGCTGCATTTTTCTTCACTCTTGGCATCGTTCTGATCGCCGCCAACCTTCGGGCACCCATAACGAGCCTCGGCCCCTTGCTCGGCGACGTGCAGTCCGAGCTCGGCTTGAACGACGCCATTGGCGGCCTGCTGAGCGCGCTTCCACTAGTCGTCTTCGGGATCGTATCGCTCGTCGCGCCAGCGCTGGGTAGAAAGCTCGGCGCTGATCGGGGACTGGCCGCCTCCTTGATCGCTATTTGTATTGGCACATTGATTCGCTCCTTACCGCTACCCTCTGCCCTTTGGGTCGGCACGCTGATCCTCAGCGCGGGCATCGCCGTGGCGAATGTATTGCTGCCGGGCCTGGTCAAATACCGCTATCCGAACCACGCCGCATCGCTCATCGGGATCTACGCAGCGGCGATGGCGCTATTTGCCGGGTTAGGCGCTGGCCTCGCGGTGCCGCTCGCGCACGCTTCCGGATCGAGTTGGCGCATATCGCTGGGTGGTTGGTCCATTTTCTCCGGACTGGCGCTGCTCGCATGGCTGCCGCAGATTCGGGCAGCGCGACACAGGATTCATTCGTCCGCGACGGCGAGGCCAGAAGCGCACCGATCGCCTTGGAAACAGGTAATCGGCTGGCAGGTATCGGCGTTCTTCGCGTTCCAGACGGTCGTGTTTTACTCAATCGTAAGTTGGTATGCGACCATCGTTGCATCGAGGGGCGTCTCAGCGGCAACGGCCGGCGTGGATCTATTGCTTTTCCAGGTTATCGCGATTGCCACCAACCTCGCGGCGGCACCGATCATCAAGAGAACGAAAGACCAGCGGCTCATCGGCGCGGCATGCGGACTTCTCTACCTCACAGGCACGTTTGGCATGATGGTGACGGCGCCCTTTCCCCTTCTGTGGCTGATGATCGCAGGGTTGGGCGCAGGCCTTTCATTGACGACGAGCCTGTCGTTTTTCGCGCTACGCTCCGTAACCCATGAACAGGCCGCCGAGCTCTCCGGCATGGCTCAATTCGTCGGATACGGCGCCGGCGCCTTGGGTCCGGTTCTCTTTGGAGTGGTTCACCAGGTGACTTCCGACTGGACGTACTCACTCGCGATCCTGGTCGCGGCAAGTGTGCTCGTTACCGTGTTCGCATATCAGTCTGGTCGAAGCCGGACCATGATTTAG
- a CDS encoding M20 aminoacylase family protein → MTHPTLVELQQHAQTLRAIRQDLHQHPELAYEEKRTADIVARKLKEWGFEVTTGVGGTGVVGTLKAGNGERAMAIRADMDALPMTEQTGLPYSSVHAGTMHACGHDGHTATLLGAALYLGTTRRFDGTLHLYFQPAEETGHDSGAQRMIADGLFTRFPCDAVFGLHNHPGEPAGRFLFRTGAFMSASDKIIIEVHGRGGHAARPHLAADPVVAASSIVLALQTAVSRNVDPLRTGIVTVGVIKGGVANNVIPESVRLELSVRSFDPATQQLLRERIQAIAISQAESYGTRAEVTILEGYPVLINTDAETAFATEVARELFGEDCLVADYPPVTASEDFAYMLQQRPGCFLRLGNGTGPASYPVHHGKYDFNDDNLVLGASFWSRLVERYLSTGPISISSREKS, encoded by the coding sequence ATGACACATCCGACGCTAGTTGAACTTCAGCAGCATGCGCAGACGCTGCGAGCCATACGACAGGACCTGCACCAGCATCCAGAGCTGGCTTACGAGGAGAAGCGGACCGCGGACATCGTCGCCCGCAAGCTCAAGGAGTGGGGATTCGAAGTGACCACCGGCGTCGGCGGTACGGGAGTCGTTGGCACGCTCAAAGCGGGAAATGGCGAGCGCGCCATGGCGATCCGCGCCGATATGGATGCGCTGCCCATGACGGAGCAGACCGGCCTGCCTTACTCAAGCGTTCACGCCGGCACCATGCATGCCTGCGGCCACGACGGCCATACGGCGACGCTGTTAGGGGCCGCTTTGTACCTTGGGACGACGCGACGGTTCGACGGCACCCTGCATCTCTATTTTCAACCGGCAGAGGAGACCGGACACGATAGCGGCGCTCAACGCATGATTGCCGATGGCCTGTTCACGCGCTTTCCCTGTGATGCCGTTTTCGGCCTGCACAACCATCCCGGGGAGCCCGCGGGACGTTTCCTGTTCCGCACTGGCGCATTCATGTCGGCCAGCGACAAGATCATTATCGAGGTGCATGGCCGAGGTGGCCACGCTGCACGTCCCCATCTGGCCGCCGACCCGGTGGTTGCGGCGTCCAGCATCGTTCTGGCATTGCAGACCGCGGTGTCGCGCAATGTCGACCCACTGCGCACCGGTATCGTCACCGTCGGCGTGATTAAAGGCGGCGTAGCGAACAACGTGATTCCCGAGTCGGTCAGGCTGGAACTCAGCGTCCGATCCTTCGATCCCGCCACTCAGCAGCTACTGCGTGAGCGCATTCAAGCCATCGCCATCTCGCAGGCCGAGAGCTACGGTACGCGTGCTGAAGTCACCATCCTTGAAGGTTACCCCGTCTTGATCAATACCGATGCGGAAACAGCGTTCGCGACGGAAGTCGCGCGGGAGCTCTTTGGCGAGGATTGCCTGGTCGCGGATTACCCACCAGTGACGGCCAGCGAGGATTTCGCCTACATGCTTCAGCAACGGCCTGGCTGCTTCCTGCGTCTCGGTAACGGCACCGGTCCCGCGAGTTATCCCGTCCACCATGGCAAGTATGACTTCAACGATGACAACCTGGTCCTCGGCGCCTCTTTTTGGTCCCGCCTGGTCGAGCGGTATCTAAGCACAGGCCCCATTTCTATCTCTTCGCGCGAAAAATCATGA
- a CDS encoding cobalamin-independent methionine synthase II family protein yields the protein MSGHSDSNRILTTHVGSLPRPVELLDLMKAKAQGQGDEAALDACVKRAVKQCVREQVDAGMDIVTDGEQSKVGFFAYVRERIQGFEPRPGAGYAAFDAEVEAFPEYYKEYFGTAMLGGNILPFVPVACTGPIAYVGLDKVQEDIENLRVALADVPHHSAFLPSVAPNGVGTNEYYKSDADYLEAVGEALRMEYKAIVEAGFSVQIDDPFLPDLFAERHLDNAAIRRKADDYVQILNHALRGLPAERVRYHTCYSINEGPRIHDVPFIEFVAWMLKINAGAYSFEAGNVRHEHEYHLWEEVKLPAGKKLIPGVICHASNTVEHPELIAERLVRFADRVGRENVIAGADCGFSSQATYKTEVHPTVMWEKFRAMRAGADLATKKLWP from the coding sequence ATGTCTGGACATTCTGATAGCAATCGCATCCTCACCACCCACGTCGGCAGTCTGCCGCGCCCTGTTGAACTGCTGGACCTGATGAAGGCCAAGGCGCAGGGGCAGGGTGATGAAGCCGCGCTGGATGCTTGCGTCAAGCGCGCGGTCAAGCAGTGCGTGCGTGAGCAGGTCGACGCCGGCATGGATATCGTCACCGACGGCGAACAGTCCAAGGTCGGTTTCTTCGCCTATGTCCGCGAACGGATTCAGGGCTTCGAGCCGCGCCCGGGCGCAGGCTACGCCGCCTTCGACGCGGAAGTGGAGGCTTTCCCCGAGTACTACAAGGAATATTTCGGCACGGCCATGCTGGGCGGCAACATCCTGCCCTTCGTTCCGGTTGCCTGCACCGGACCCATCGCCTATGTCGGCCTGGACAAGGTGCAAGAGGACATCGAGAACTTGCGCGTCGCGCTTGCCGACGTACCGCATCATTCCGCCTTCCTGCCCTCGGTGGCGCCCAACGGCGTGGGCACCAATGAATACTACAAGAGCGACGCCGATTATCTTGAAGCCGTGGGCGAGGCGCTGCGGATGGAATACAAGGCCATCGTGGAGGCCGGCTTCAGCGTGCAGATCGACGATCCTTTCCTGCCGGATCTGTTCGCCGAGCGCCATCTGGACAACGCCGCCATCCGACGCAAGGCCGACGATTACGTGCAGATCCTCAATCATGCGCTGCGAGGCCTGCCCGCGGAGCGCGTGCGTTATCACACCTGCTACAGCATCAATGAAGGTCCGCGTATCCACGACGTTCCTTTCATCGAGTTCGTCGCCTGGATGTTGAAGATCAATGCCGGTGCTTATTCCTTTGAGGCGGGTAATGTCCGCCACGAGCACGAGTATCACCTGTGGGAAGAGGTCAAGTTGCCGGCAGGCAAGAAACTCATCCCTGGCGTGATCTGCCACGCCAGCAATACCGTCGAGCATCCCGAGCTGATCGCGGAGCGCCTGGTCCGCTTCGCCGACCGCGTTGGCCGCGAGAACGTGATCGCGGGTGCGGACTGCGGGTTTTCCTCGCAGGCCACTTACAAGACGGAAGTGCACCCGACCGTCATGTGGGAAAAATTCCGCGCCATGCGCGCGGGCGCGGATCTGGCGACGAAGAAGCTCTGGCCTTGA
- a CDS encoding tripartite tricarboxylate transporter substrate binding protein, whose product MIRFPALILSLAAFATTVPALAADFPDKPIKLQVGYAPGGSADTLARLVGQAIGQQFGQPVIIENRPGASGNIAAAYVARSAPDGYTLFLGSNATAINMTLYHGLTFDLRKNFAPIGMIASFPNMIVINPSLPARNLQEFIAYAQQHPGKLNFGSSGTGSSTHLAGVLFGQQAKVTMTHVPYKGSAPALTDLMGGQIDVMFDNAPSSLPYAQSGKLRALAVTSDTPMKTAPAIPTAASQGLPDFRIKSWYGLFAPAGTPPEVVQRLNDAIRRALSQSDVQTKLAELGVQGEPDTPADFKVYVDGEIDRWAAVVKASGATVE is encoded by the coding sequence ATGATCCGATTTCCTGCCCTGATACTCAGTCTTGCCGCCTTTGCGACTACAGTCCCTGCCCTTGCCGCGGACTTCCCGGACAAGCCGATCAAGCTCCAGGTCGGCTACGCCCCGGGCGGTTCCGCGGACACACTGGCGCGCCTGGTCGGACAAGCAATAGGACAACAATTCGGCCAGCCCGTGATCATCGAGAATCGTCCGGGCGCCAGCGGGAATATCGCAGCGGCCTATGTGGCGCGGTCGGCTCCAGACGGCTACACGCTGTTCTTGGGATCGAATGCGACCGCCATCAATATGACGCTCTATCACGGCCTGACATTCGATCTGCGGAAGAATTTCGCGCCGATCGGCATGATCGCCAGCTTTCCCAACATGATCGTGATCAACCCTTCTCTGCCGGCGCGCAACCTGCAGGAATTCATCGCATACGCCCAACAGCATCCGGGAAAGCTGAACTTCGGATCCTCGGGCACGGGCTCGTCGACCCACCTTGCCGGTGTGCTTTTTGGCCAGCAGGCGAAAGTGACGATGACGCACGTACCGTACAAGGGCAGCGCCCCCGCGCTGACGGATTTGATGGGCGGCCAGATTGACGTCATGTTCGACAATGCGCCATCGTCGCTTCCCTATGCGCAGAGCGGCAAACTGCGCGCCTTGGCGGTGACCAGCGACACGCCCATGAAGACCGCACCGGCCATTCCGACCGCGGCGAGCCAAGGCCTGCCCGATTTCCGGATCAAGTCGTGGTATGGCCTCTTCGCGCCGGCCGGCACGCCGCCGGAAGTGGTCCAGCGCCTGAATGACGCGATCCGCCGGGCGCTCTCCCAAAGCGACGTTCAAACAAAGCTGGCTGAACTGGGTGTACAAGGGGAGCCCGATACGCCCGCGGACTTCAAAGTCTATGTCGACGGCGAAATCGATCGCTGGGCCGCGGTCGTCAAGGCTTCGGGGGCGACGGTGGAGTGA
- a CDS encoding tripartite tricarboxylate transporter substrate binding protein produces MSLSMIFRIVCAVALAVSCATAGAQSTYPDRPIAFVSPFPAGGATDLVARVLAQKLAASMGQPIVVENRSGATGLIGESFVMRAKPDGLTILIASNSSHLIAPLLQAKRPFDPVADFEPITMLGSYPLALKVNPAVPARNVQELIDLARKTPGKFNFGSVGTGSVTHLAGEQFKHAAGIDITHVPYKGTAALATALIAGQIEMQFDSVGSTKPLVDAGRARALAVTGDTRSALLPDVPTLAEAGIPGVNAIVWVGAFAPKGTPPSIVAKLQQEMVKALREDADVRRVFADNGMDVVGNDSRTFAQSLQREQKGWADMIGTAGIDLQ; encoded by the coding sequence ATGTCTCTATCAATGATTTTTCGAATCGTTTGTGCCGTTGCGTTGGCGGTGAGCTGTGCAACCGCGGGGGCGCAATCAACCTATCCGGATCGCCCCATTGCCTTCGTCTCCCCGTTCCCGGCGGGTGGCGCCACCGACTTGGTCGCGCGAGTATTGGCGCAGAAGTTGGCTGCCTCCATGGGGCAACCTATCGTGGTGGAAAACCGGTCCGGTGCCACTGGTTTGATTGGTGAGTCCTTCGTCATGCGGGCCAAACCAGACGGGCTGACGATCCTGATAGCCAGCAACAGCAGTCACCTGATCGCACCCTTGTTGCAGGCCAAGAGGCCATTCGATCCAGTGGCGGACTTCGAACCGATCACCATGCTGGGCAGCTATCCGCTGGCGCTGAAAGTGAATCCGGCTGTGCCCGCCCGGAATGTACAGGAATTGATCGACCTGGCTCGTAAGACACCGGGAAAATTCAACTTCGGCAGCGTTGGCACGGGCAGCGTCACCCACCTGGCAGGAGAGCAGTTTAAACACGCGGCCGGGATCGACATCACCCATGTTCCCTATAAGGGTACGGCGGCCCTCGCCACTGCCTTGATCGCCGGTCAGATAGAAATGCAGTTCGATAGTGTCGGCTCAACGAAACCGCTGGTGGACGCGGGCCGGGCACGGGCCCTGGCAGTCACGGGCGACACGCGCTCCGCGCTATTACCCGATGTACCCACTTTGGCCGAAGCAGGCATCCCCGGCGTGAACGCCATCGTATGGGTCGGTGCTTTTGCGCCCAAGGGCACGCCGCCGTCCATCGTCGCAAAGCTCCAACAGGAAATGGTCAAAGCCCTGCGGGAGGATGCAGATGTTCGGCGCGTATTCGCTGACAACGGCATGGACGTCGTGGGCAACGACAGCCGCACGTTCGCCCAGTCGTTGCAACGGGAACAAAAAGGGTGGGCCGATATGATAGGCACCGCCGGCATCGACCTGCAGTAA
- a CDS encoding LysR family transcriptional regulator encodes MSASLNDRWLRYFNEVYRSGTMRGAADTLGVEASVISRQIQQLEDHLGVKLFDRKGRGIAPTDVAAMLHDFCRERRASEENLLAAIADANAVQTGFVRVVVGEGFLDTVQRAVLDHFCRDYPGVDVHVDLAGAVEALRMIGEDEAHIGIGLNPPAHPSVTFVATCPQPLCVLAAPDHPLARARGEIRLSQVARHRIALMTEGFGLRKLVELAMFSEGVALPPAFTSNSIAMLKRYAAAGLGVTFMSTVAAADEIASGALVAKKAHNPIFKGATATLFTRRHRVLPPSARRLLDVLLSTAFPANGSRRGPP; translated from the coding sequence ATGAGTGCATCGTTGAATGACCGGTGGCTGCGCTATTTCAATGAGGTCTATCGCAGCGGCACGATGCGAGGCGCGGCTGACACCTTAGGCGTCGAGGCATCGGTTATCAGCCGGCAGATCCAGCAGCTTGAGGACCATCTCGGCGTCAAGCTGTTCGACCGTAAAGGCCGGGGGATTGCTCCGACAGATGTTGCCGCCATGCTGCATGATTTTTGCCGGGAGCGCCGTGCCAGCGAGGAGAACCTGCTTGCCGCCATCGCCGACGCCAACGCCGTGCAGACGGGCTTTGTGCGTGTGGTGGTGGGCGAAGGTTTTCTCGATACCGTGCAAAGGGCGGTACTTGATCACTTCTGTCGCGACTATCCTGGCGTTGACGTGCATGTCGATCTTGCCGGCGCTGTCGAGGCGTTGAGAATGATCGGTGAAGACGAAGCCCATATCGGTATCGGGCTTAATCCCCCCGCGCACCCGTCGGTCACCTTCGTCGCCACGTGTCCGCAACCGTTGTGTGTGCTTGCCGCGCCGGATCATCCTCTGGCGCGGGCGCGGGGTGAGATTCGGCTATCGCAGGTCGCCCGGCATCGAATCGCTTTGATGACCGAGGGGTTCGGATTACGGAAGCTGGTGGAACTGGCGATGTTCTCGGAGGGGGTGGCGCTGCCGCCTGCATTTACAAGCAACTCGATCGCGATGCTCAAGCGTTATGCCGCGGCGGGGCTTGGTGTGACTTTCATGTCGACGGTCGCGGCAGCGGATGAGATCGCCAGCGGTGCGCTGGTGGCCAAGAAGGCGCACAACCCGATATTCAAGGGCGCGACCGCGACGCTCTTTACGCGCAGACACCGCGTGCTGCCGCCTTCCGCCCGCCGGCTGCTGGATGTGCTGTTGTCCACAGCGTTCCCTGCTAACGGATCCAGGAGAGGACCGCCTTGA
- a CDS encoding DUF2252 domain-containing protein: MVEPQTLTERKAVGKQARIRAKRSQQKEIGNTARDPVDLLRANSAGRVESLVPLRYGRMAVSPFTFFRGSAILQAHDLAWTVDSGIVFPICGDAHLMNFGGFATPERQLVFDLNDFDEAATGPWEWDVKRLVASLAIAGQHAGASKATIGDFISTAVHEYAERMREYSTFSALEMWHEILTFERVRDSSLTDEGRKLVDKTIAKAETRTHGSVLEKMAVQRDGTWTIQDAPPALFHPAGPTSLLGPASNWSDTKAWRGKLAKAFEAYTETLSADQRTLLQQYRLHDIAFKVVGVGSVGTFCLAMLFIDGHGKPLFLQVKEARSSVIADYYPAKGEDHQGKRVVIGQRLLQGASDAFLGWTSGPAGRNFYFRQLRDMKVSAEVERMSNALLQGYSRICGWAMARAHAKASGRAVEISAYLGRGGSFAEAMNKYALAYADQNEADYTTFMRACRSGKLEARSDEDMAADFRI; this comes from the coding sequence ATGGTTGAGCCACAAACTCTGACGGAACGTAAAGCCGTGGGCAAGCAAGCCCGGATACGTGCAAAACGGTCGCAACAAAAAGAGATCGGCAATACCGCCCGTGACCCCGTGGATCTTCTGCGTGCCAATAGCGCCGGACGGGTGGAATCATTGGTGCCACTGCGCTATGGACGCATGGCGGTATCTCCGTTCACGTTCTTTCGTGGCAGCGCCATCCTCCAGGCCCATGACCTGGCGTGGACCGTGGATTCCGGCATCGTCTTTCCGATCTGCGGCGATGCCCATCTGATGAATTTCGGCGGCTTCGCGACGCCGGAGCGGCAACTGGTATTCGACCTCAACGATTTCGACGAGGCCGCTACCGGCCCATGGGAATGGGACGTGAAGCGCCTGGTGGCGAGCCTGGCGATCGCGGGCCAGCATGCAGGCGCCAGCAAGGCGACGATCGGCGACTTCATTTCGACCGCCGTCCACGAATACGCTGAACGGATGCGGGAATACTCGACGTTCAGCGCGCTAGAAATGTGGCACGAGATACTTACGTTCGAGCGGGTGCGGGATAGCTCCCTGACAGACGAAGGCCGCAAGCTCGTCGACAAAACCATCGCGAAAGCCGAAACACGCACCCACGGCAGCGTACTGGAGAAAATGGCCGTGCAGCGGGACGGAACCTGGACCATTCAGGACGCTCCGCCGGCGCTATTCCATCCAGCAGGTCCGACGTCGTTGCTTGGCCCTGCCAGCAACTGGAGCGACACGAAGGCGTGGCGGGGGAAACTGGCCAAGGCCTTCGAGGCCTATACCGAAACGCTTTCGGCCGATCAGCGCACCCTGCTGCAGCAATATCGTTTGCACGATATCGCCTTCAAGGTCGTTGGTGTCGGCAGCGTGGGGACTTTCTGCCTGGCGATGCTGTTCATCGACGGACATGGCAAGCCTCTGTTTTTGCAGGTCAAGGAGGCGCGCAGTTCGGTCATTGCCGACTACTACCCCGCCAAGGGGGAGGATCATCAGGGCAAGCGCGTCGTAATCGGCCAGCGACTGCTGCAGGGCGCAAGCGACGCTTTTCTGGGATGGACTTCCGGACCGGCTGGCCGCAACTTTTACTTCCGCCAGTTGCGTGACATGAAGGTGTCGGCGGAAGTTGAGCGCATGAGCAATGCCTTGCTTCAGGGCTATTCGCGAATCTGCGGCTGGGCCATGGCACGGGCCCACGCCAAGGCTAGCGGCAGAGCTGTGGAAATCTCCGCATATCTCGGGCGTGGCGGCAGCTTTGCCGAAGCGATGAACAAATACGCATTGGCCTACGCGGATCAGAACGAAGCGGACTACACGACCTTCATGCGGGCATGCCGTTCCGGCAAACTTGAGGCCCGCAGCGACGAAGACATGGCAGCGGATTTCCGCATCTGA